The proteins below are encoded in one region of Halococcus sediminicola:
- a CDS encoding BsuPI-related putative proteinase inhibitor produces MTLTGSLDTEVHSDRVSFVFTVENDGDEPERLSFRNSCTADFAVLDGEDERWRWSQGRMFTQALQSESLGPGESVTYDGEWQNPQSGTHTAVATLEADNQDCEARTEISV; encoded by the coding sequence ATGACACTCACCGGTAGCCTCGATACGGAGGTTCACTCCGACCGCGTCTCGTTCGTCTTCACCGTCGAAAACGACGGCGACGAACCCGAGAGGCTCTCGTTTCGGAACTCCTGTACGGCGGACTTCGCCGTTCTCGACGGCGAGGACGAACGCTGGCGGTGGTCGCAGGGGCGGATGTTCACGCAGGCGCTCCAGTCCGAATCCCTCGGCCCCGGCGAATCGGTGACCTACGACGGCGAGTGGCAAAATCCACAGTCGGGAACTCACACGGCGGTGGCGACGCTCGAAGCCGACAATCAGGACTGCGAGGCCCGCACCGAAATCTCGGTGTAG
- a CDS encoding NAD-dependent epimerase/dehydratase family protein yields the protein MKLSGKRVLVTGGAGLVGSHLAARLLADNDVVVADDLSKGSHERVPDGAEFVEADMTDPDDVAGVLTADVDCVFHFAAYTDTNYAKPRKLFEENGAMTYNVLERAHEVGVSNVAFTSSSTVYGEAPMPTPEDYAPLEPISIYGASKLADEGLLSTYAHSYDFTVWLFRFANIVGPHQRGNVVPDFIEKLDENPNKLEILGDGRQEKSYLHVDDCIEAIQHVVEHTDQSLNTYNLGTRTTTSVTRIADIVADEMGLDPEYSYTGGDRGWTGDVPRMRLSVEKLSALGWSPELSSDAAVRHAARELISELT from the coding sequence ATGAAGCTCTCGGGCAAGCGCGTGCTCGTCACCGGTGGGGCGGGACTCGTCGGCTCGCATCTCGCCGCACGACTGCTCGCCGACAACGACGTCGTGGTCGCCGACGATCTCTCGAAAGGCAGCCACGAGCGCGTCCCCGACGGCGCGGAATTCGTCGAAGCCGACATGACCGACCCCGACGACGTGGCGGGGGTCCTCACCGCGGACGTCGACTGCGTGTTCCACTTCGCGGCCTACACCGACACGAACTACGCCAAGCCCCGGAAACTGTTCGAGGAGAACGGCGCGATGACCTACAACGTGCTCGAACGCGCCCACGAGGTCGGCGTCTCGAACGTCGCATTCACCTCTTCGTCGACCGTCTACGGCGAAGCACCGATGCCCACGCCCGAAGACTACGCGCCGCTCGAACCCATCTCCATCTACGGTGCGAGCAAGCTCGCCGACGAGGGGTTGCTCTCGACGTACGCCCATTCCTATGACTTCACCGTGTGGCTCTTTCGCTTCGCGAACATCGTCGGTCCCCACCAGCGTGGCAATGTAGTACCTGATTTCATCGAAAAACTCGACGAGAATCCCAATAAACTCGAAATCCTCGGCGACGGCCGTCAGGAGAAATCGTACCTCCACGTCGACGACTGCATCGAGGCCATCCAGCACGTCGTCGAACACACCGACCAGTCGCTGAACACCTACAATTTGGGAACGCGAACCACGACCTCCGTCACACGCATCGCGGACATCGTGGCCGACGAGATGGGGCTGGATCCCGAGTACAGCTATACGGGCGGCGACCGCGGCTGGACCGGCGACGTCCCCCGGATGCGCCTCTCGGTCGAGAAGCTCTCGGCGCTCGGCTGGTCGCCCGAACTGTCGAGCGATGCGGCGGTTCGCCACGCGGCGCGCGAACTCATATCGGAACTGACCTGA
- a CDS encoding DsbA family protein, translating to MKSKRGRSTSCLDRRRALLGIGGLAASALSGCLGGASSGSNGSGGGGGDTLPTPIQGNPDASTTVAVFEDFACPHCQTYNLDVLPTIASQYIDPEKVRYEHYDFPVVNDTSWRAASAARAVQKRTGAKQFFKYAKALYENQSSLGPETYASLADEMNLDGSAVRKAAENQTHKPTVSANKQTGEDRGVRGTPTVFVGDKTVDPTVDAISSAIDSA from the coding sequence ATGAAATCGAAACGCGGACGCTCTACATCATGTCTCGACCGGCGGCGGGCACTGCTCGGTATCGGCGGACTCGCCGCGAGCGCTCTGAGTGGCTGTCTCGGCGGGGCGTCGAGCGGGTCCAACGGCTCCGGCGGTGGAGGTGGCGATACGCTGCCGACACCCATACAGGGAAATCCCGACGCGAGTACGACCGTGGCCGTCTTCGAGGATTTCGCCTGCCCACACTGTCAAACCTACAACCTCGACGTGCTGCCGACCATCGCCTCGCAGTACATCGATCCTGAGAAGGTTCGCTACGAACACTACGACTTCCCGGTCGTCAACGACACCTCGTGGCGCGCGGCGAGCGCCGCCCGCGCGGTCCAGAAACGCACCGGCGCGAAGCAGTTTTTCAAGTACGCCAAAGCGCTCTACGAGAATCAGTCGTCGCTCGGTCCCGAGACCTACGCTTCGCTGGCCGACGAGATGAATCTCGACGGGAGCGCCGTCCGGAAGGCGGCCGAGAATCAGACGCACAAACCGACGGTCTCGGCGAACAAGCAGACCGGCGAGGACCGTGGCGTCCGGGGCACACCGACGGTCTTCGTCGGCGATAAAACCGTGGATCCGACGGTCGACGCCATCAGTTCGGCCATCGACTCGGCCTGA
- a CDS encoding tRNA (cytidine(56)-2'-O)-methyltransferase, with amino-acid sequence MRGDSELTVLRLGHRPGRDERMSTHVGLTARALGADRVVFAGSAEGPHETVADITDRFGGPFEVEVSESYRPLLEDFEGRVVHLTMYGLPVQKVEEEIRTAHRSEPLLVVVGAEKVPFDVYEAADHNVAVTNQPHSEVASLAVFLDRLHEGRELDREWKGAERRVIPRERGKHVESDER; translated from the coding sequence ATGCGGGGCGACTCCGAACTCACCGTCCTCAGACTCGGCCACCGCCCCGGTCGCGACGAGCGCATGAGCACCCACGTCGGGCTGACCGCTCGCGCGCTCGGGGCCGACCGGGTGGTGTTCGCCGGTAGCGCCGAGGGGCCTCACGAGACCGTCGCCGACATCACCGACCGGTTCGGCGGCCCGTTCGAGGTTGAGGTGAGCGAATCGTACCGCCCACTACTGGAGGACTTCGAGGGGCGAGTCGTCCATCTCACGATGTACGGACTCCCAGTTCAGAAGGTCGAGGAAGAGATCCGCACCGCCCACCGGAGCGAGCCGCTGCTCGTCGTCGTCGGAGCCGAGAAGGTCCCCTTCGACGTCTACGAGGCGGCCGACCACAACGTCGCCGTCACCAACCAGCCCCACTCGGAGGTCGCCTCGCTCGCGGTCTTTCTCGACAGACTCCACGAGGGCCGCGAACTCGACCGCGAGTGGAAAGGTGCCGAACGGCGCGTGATTCCCCGAGAACGCGGCAAGCACGTCGAGAGCGACGAGCGGTGA
- the tfe gene encoding transcription factor E, whose amino-acid sequence MAFEELLSDPVVQTYLHELVGPRGMPVAAAPPDGEVTDEELAEELDLELNDVRRALFILYENDLADYRRLRDEDSGWLTYLWTLEYDSIPENLREEMGDLLAALERRREYERNHEFFLCETDSIRFEFEEAMEFGFECPQCGSDLEALDNDRLIDAMDERIDELRDELNVPA is encoded by the coding sequence ATGGCGTTTGAGGAGCTTCTCTCCGACCCCGTCGTCCAAACCTATCTCCACGAACTTGTCGGTCCGCGTGGAATGCCCGTCGCCGCAGCGCCGCCCGACGGCGAGGTCACGGACGAAGAACTCGCCGAGGAGTTGGACCTCGAACTCAACGACGTCCGGCGAGCGCTGTTCATCCTCTACGAGAACGACCTCGCCGACTACCGACGGCTGCGCGACGAGGACTCCGGCTGGTTGACTTACCTCTGGACGCTCGAATACGACTCCATCCCCGAAAATCTCCGCGAGGAGATGGGCGACCTGCTCGCCGCGCTCGAACGACGCCGCGAGTACGAGCGCAACCACGAGTTCTTCCTCTGTGAGACGGATTCGATCCGCTTCGAGTTCGAGGAGGCGATGGAGTTCGGCTTCGAGTGTCCCCAGTGTGGCTCGGACCTCGAAGCGCTCGACAACGACCGACTCATCGACGCGATGGACGAACGCATCGACGAACTCCGCGACGAACTCAACGTGCCCGCCTGA
- a CDS encoding DUF2110 family protein produces MVVLATKCYVEGDARERALDGLRSLVDNAIGDLDVEYDIGIRHDDFPSVTVEGEDAVVARNVLGEQWGTITPDFEAGETYTGTLESWDASGFVLDAGEHMKIPSSELGLGPGTPEQVRTRFGLVQHVPMQFVYDEPHRLADAERDRLYEWSRGAGRVNVNSATRGEVRATVNRAGHAQDIVTVERLGLLEQSIVCGEGTDPPGLLSSIGGYLPAELLCVVP; encoded by the coding sequence ATGGTCGTCCTCGCCACCAAATGCTACGTCGAAGGCGATGCTCGCGAGCGCGCGCTCGACGGACTTCGCTCGCTGGTCGACAACGCCATCGGCGACCTCGACGTCGAATACGACATCGGGATCCGTCACGACGACTTTCCGAGCGTCACTGTCGAGGGCGAAGACGCGGTCGTCGCCAGGAACGTCCTCGGCGAACAGTGGGGCACCATCACGCCGGATTTCGAGGCGGGCGAAACCTACACTGGGACTCTGGAATCGTGGGACGCGTCGGGGTTCGTTCTCGACGCCGGCGAACACATGAAAATCCCGAGCAGCGAACTCGGACTCGGCCCGGGCACGCCAGAACAGGTCCGTACACGATTCGGACTCGTTCAACACGTGCCCATGCAGTTCGTCTACGACGAGCCACACCGACTGGCCGACGCCGAGCGCGACAGGTTGTACGAGTGGTCGCGCGGCGCGGGGCGCGTGAACGTCAACAGCGCGACCCGTGGTGAGGTGCGCGCGACCGTCAATCGGGCGGGTCACGCACAGGACATCGTCACCGTCGAGCGCCTCGGTCTCTTGGAGCAGAGCATCGTCTGTGGCGAGGGCACCGACCCGCCGGGGCTGCTGTCGAGCATCGGGGGGTATCTGCCGGCCGAACTGCTCTGTGTCGTGCCATGA